One part of the Anaeromyxobacter sp. Fw109-5 genome encodes these proteins:
- a CDS encoding helix-turn-helix transcriptional regulator translates to MFGEGVGAFVLGRRLEVARALLLDSDKPIKAIAADVGYSHVAHFSVAFKRRYGVPPSALRPRRRRLADEE, encoded by the coding sequence GTGTTCGGCGAGGGGGTCGGCGCCTTCGTCCTCGGGCGGCGCCTCGAGGTCGCGCGAGCGTTGCTCCTCGATTCCGACAAGCCGATCAAGGCGATCGCCGCCGATGTGGGCTACTCGCATGTGGCGCACTTCAGCGTGGCGTTCAAGCGTCGCTACGGAGTACCCCCGAGCGCCCTGCGCCCTCGTCGCCGCCGTCTGGCAGACGAGGAGTGA